A stretch of the Zeugodacus cucurbitae isolate PBARC_wt_2022May chromosome 6, idZeuCucr1.2, whole genome shotgun sequence genome encodes the following:
- the LOC128922723 gene encoding uncharacterized protein LOC128922723 encodes MIVSAGILAFLDELPSNSSSESSSSSEESEREETSKCQNFCEVIDGYGENEFKSHMRLRRSTVEFLIEKYTNNIEPKTNTGGREIVPPRKKCIFIFGTSVTPSLFGSLLICLECLLQLLGL; translated from the exons ATGATTGTGAGTGCTGGTATACTAGCATTTTTAGATGAATTGCCATCTAACTCCAGCTCGGAATCTTCATCAAGCTCTGAGGAATCGGAAAGGGAGGAAACCTCTAAATGCCAAAACTTTTGCGAAGTCATTGATGGCTATGGTGAGAATGAATTCAAATCGCACATGAGATTGCGGCGTTCGACCGTGGAATTTTTAATAG agaaatatacaaataacattgAGCCCAAAACAAATACTGGTGGAAGAGAAATTGTACCAcctagaaaaaaatgtatatttatatttggtacATCAGTAACACCGTCACTTTTCGGCAGCTTGCTAATTTGTTTGGAGTGTCTTCTTCAACTGCTTGGACTATAG